From the genome of Canis lupus familiaris isolate Mischka breed German Shepherd chromosome 8, alternate assembly UU_Cfam_GSD_1.0, whole genome shotgun sequence, one region includes:
- the PLEKHG3 gene encoding pleckstrin homology domain-containing family G member 3 isoform X3: MPVSASLRQDGSQERPVSLTSTTSSSGSSRDSRGAMEEPSGPEASAENGAGSPRGRHPANGDSGPSGWLSVRGPLSPFSSRAPAAPALKLSYLGRVVREIVETERMYVQDLRSIVEDYLLKIIDTPGLLKPEQVSALFGNIENIYALNSQLLRDLDSCNSDPVAVASCFVERSQEFDIYTQYCNNYPNSVAALTECMRDKQQAKFFRDRQELLQHSLPLGSYLLKPVQRILKYHLLLQEIAKHFDEEEDGFEVVEDAIDTMTCVAWYINDMKRRHEHAVRLQEIQSLLINWKGPDLTIYGELVLEGTFRVHRVRNERTFFLFDKALLITKKRGDHFVYKGHIPCSSLMLIESTRDSLCFTVTHYKHSKQQYNIQAKTAEEKRSWTHHIKRLILENHHTTIPQKAKEAILEMDSYYPSRYRCSPERLKKAWSSQDEVSTHVRQGRRQSEPTRHLLRQLSEKAARAAGMKEKGRKESEGPKSRRRSSGRSPTSAEKRMSFESTSSLPEVEPVPDPEMEQEVFAAMEGPSIEEVPSDTESPEVLETQLDAHQDLLGLAPPGDMGDFVVVESTEDLKALSSEEEDEDVRAAQETESLLPPSVLDQASIIAERFVSSFSRRSSLALEDGKASGFGSPRLISRSSSVLSLEGSEKGPAWHGSTTDSLGSQLPPEVDATVGVAMESGPPVNGTEPPSPGCLAEPDRSSCKKKESTLSTRDRLLLDKIKSYYENAEHHDAGFSIRRRESLSYIPKGLVRNSVSRFNSLPRPDPEPMAPLGHKRPVGSRPPSWALFDLPGPSQASAGEPAPITDAEFRPSSEIVKIWEGMESAGESSRKGPGQGQANGFDLHEPLFILEEHELGAITEESATASPESASPTERPSPAHLARELKELVKELSSGVQGELVAPLHPRIVQLSHVMDGHVSERVKNKVYQLARQYSLRIKSKSVTARPPLQWGKVAPTVPCLQEEAGAPSGGTGKRKPVLPLLNHEQTAAQEHSPPRPGSPRLFAFSPTAASPKASSAAPRPSSRSPLSPFDAEPFSWPDVRELCSKYASHDEAFQAEGSRPRGPPVNRSRSVPENMVEPPPAGRVGRCCSVGARRGRPGPEAAQPQLPGMLPQSRPVEDEALYVTADLTLENNQRVIVLEKGPLPCPAAGLEERSGQGPSSPAATMRRGLDFQETGVSRSPEYWPKEEGPRDPADPGQQGRVRNLREKFQALNSIG; encoded by the exons ATGCccgtctctgcctccctccgcCAGGACGGCAGCCAGGAGCGGCCGGTGAGCCTTACGTCGACCACATCCTCGTCGGGTTCCTCCCGTGACAGCCGCGGTGCCATGGAGGAGCCCAGCGGCCCCGAGGCCTCGGCCGAGAACGGGGCGGGCTCCCCGCGCGGCCGGCACCCCGCCAACGGCGACAGTGGCCCCAGCGGCTGGCTGAGCGTGAGGGGGCCGCTGTCCCCGTTCAGCAGCCgggcccctgcagccccagcgCTCAAGCTCAGCTACCTGGGCCGCGTGGTGCGGGAGATCGTGGAGACGGAGCGGATGTACGTGCAGGACCTGCGCAGCATCGTGGAG GACTACCTCTTGAAGATCATCGACACGCCTGGGCTGCTGAAGCCAGAACAAGTCAGCGCCCTCTTTGGGAACATAGAAAACATCTATGCACTGAACAG ccagctACTCCGAGACCTGGACAGCTGCAACAGTGACCCCGTGGCTGTGGCCAGCTGCTTCGTGGAAAGG AGTCAAGAGTTTGATATCTACACCCAGTATTGCAACAACTACCCTAA ctcaGTGGCCGCCCTGACTGAGTGCATGCGGGACAAACAACAGGCCAAGTTCTTTCGGGACCGGCAGGAGCTACTACAGCACTCTCTGCCCTTGGGCTCCTACTTGCTAAAGCCTGTCCAGCGCATCCTCAAGTACCACCTGCTGCTCCAG GAAATTGCCAAACATTTTGATGAAGAAGAGGACGGCTTCGAGGTGGTGGAAGATGCTATTGACACCATGACCTGTGTGGCCTGGTACATCAATGACATGAAGAGGAGGCATGAGCATGCAGTCCGGCTCCAG GAGATTCAGTCGCTGCTCATTAACTGGAAAGGGCCAGACCTGACCATCTATGGAGAACTCGTCCTAGAGGGCACGTTCCGAGTGCACCGTGTACGCAACGAGAGGACCTTCTTTCTATTTGACAAAGCGCTACTCATCACCAAGAAGCGAGGCGATCACTTTGTCTACAAGGGCCACATCCCG TGCTCCTCCCTGATGCTGATTGAAAGCACCAGAGACTCTCTGTGCTTCACTGTCACCCACTACAAGCACAGCAAGCAGCAGTACAACATCCAG GCCAAAACAGCGGAGGAGAAACGGAGCTGGACTCACCACATTAAGAGGCTTATCCTGGAGAACCACCACACCACCATCCCCCAGAAG gcCAAGGAAGCCATCTTGGAAATGGACTCCTACT ATCCCAGTCGGTACCGCTGCAGCCCGGAGCGCCTGAAGAAAGCTTGGTCCTCCCAGGACGAGGTGTCCACCCATGTGCGCCAGGGGCGCCGGCAGTCTG AGCCAACCAGACACCTGCTCAGGCAACTCAGTGAGAAAG CAGCCAGAGCAGCAGGAATGAAG GAGAAGGGGCGCAAGGAGTCAGAAGGCCCCAAGAGCCGCAGAAGGTCCAGCGGCCGGTCTCCGACTAGTGCTGAGAAGCGCATGAGCTTCGAGTCCACCTCTTCCCTGCCAGAG GTTGAGCCAGTTCCTGACCCCGAGATGGAGCAGGAAGTATTTGCTGCCATGGAAGGTCCCAGCATCGAGGAGGTGCCCTCAGACACAGAGTCTCCAGAAGTCCTGGAAACACAGCTTGATGCCCACCAGGACCTGCTGGGGCTGGCCCCCCCAGGTGACATGGGGGACTTTGTGGTGGTGGAGAGCACCGAGGATCTTAAGGCTTTGAGcagtgaggaggaggatgaggatgtGAGGGCTGCACAGGAGACCGAGAGCCTCCTGCCGCCCTCTGTGCTGGACCAGGCCAGCATCATTGCAGAGCGGTTCGTCAGCAGCTTCTCCCGGCGGAGCAGCCTGGCGCTAGAGGACGGCAAGGCCAGTGGCTTTGGGAGCCCGAGGCTGATAAGCCGGAGCAGCAGTGTGCTCAGCCTAGAGGGCAGCGAGAAGGGCCCAGCCTGGCACGGTAGCACCACGGATTCCCTTGGCTCGCAGCTGCCCCCAGAGGTGGATGCCACTGTGGGCGTGGCCATGGAAAGTGGCCCTCCGGTCAACGGGACAGAGCCCCCAAGCCCAGGCTGTCTAGCAGAGCCCGACAGGTCTTCCTGCAAGAAGAAGGAATCGACACTCTCCACCCGAGACCGGCTATTGTTGGATAAAATCAAGAGCTACTATGAAAATGCAGAGCACCACGATGCGGGCTTTAGCATCCGACGCCGGGAGAGCCTCTCCTACATTCCTAAAGGGCTGGTGAGAAACTCTGTTTCAAGATTCAACAGCCTTCCCAGGCCAGACCCGGAGCCCATGGCTCCGCTGGGGCACAAGAGGCCAGTGGGCTCCCGGCCGCCTTCATGGGCTCTGTTTGACCTCCCAGGACCCAGCCAGGCGAGTGCTGGGGAGCCAGCTCCTATCACAGATGCTGAGTTCCGGCCGTCTTCAGAAATTGTAAAGATCTGGGAGGGGATGGAGTCTGCCGGGGAGAGCTCTAGGAAGGGGCCTGGCCAAGGCCAGGCCAATGGCTTCGACCTACACGAGCCGCTCTTCATCCTGGAGGAGCACGAGCTGGGGGCCATCACTGAGGAGTCGGCCACTGCTTCCCCTGAGAGTGCCTCCCCGACGGAGCGGCCCAGCCCGGCCCACCTGGCCCGGGAGCTGAAGGAGCTGGTCAAGGAGCTGAGCAGTGGGGTCCAGGGGGAGCTGGTGGCCCCGCTGCACCCCCGCATCGTACAGCTCTCCCATGTCATGGATGGCCACGTGAGTGAGCGAGTCAAGAATAAGGTCTACCAGCTGGCCCGCCAGTACAGCCTCCGGATCAAAAGCAAATCTGTGACGGCCAGGCCGCCCCTACAGTGGGGAAAGGTGGCTCCTACCGTTCCCTGCCTTCAGGAGGAGGCTGGAGCACCCTCGGGCGGCACAG GGAAGAGGAAGCCGGTGCTGCCCCTCCTCAACCACGAGCAGACGGCGGCCCAGGAGCACAGCCCGCCCAGGCCCGGCTCGCCTCGGCTTTTCGCCTTCAGCCCCACTGCTGCCAGCCCGAAGGCCAGCTCAGCGGCGCCCCGGCCCTCCTCTCGGAGCCCCCTCAGCCCCTTTGACGCCGAGCCCTTCAGCTGGCCCGATGTCCGAGAGCTCTGCTCCAAGTACGCCTCCCACGACGAGGCCTTCCAGGCTGAGGGCAGccggccccgcggcccgcccGTCAACCGGAGCCGCTCGGTGCCCGAGAACATGGTGGAGCCGCCTCCGGCGGGCAGGGTGGGCCGCTGCTGCAGTGTGGGCGCCAGGAGGGGCCGGCCGGGCCCGGAGGCCGCCCAGCCCCAGCTGCCCGGGATGCTGCCCCAAAGCAGGCCGGTGGAAGACGAAGCCCTGTATGTCACCGCAGACCTCACCCTGGAGAACAACCAGCGGGTGATCGTCCTGGAGAaggggcccctgccctgccccgctgCGGGGCTGGAGGAGCGCAGTGGGCAGGGACCAAGCTCACCAGCAGCCACAATGAGACGGGGCCTGGATTTCCAGGAGACTGGAGTTTCCAGGAGCCCGGAGTATTGGCCAAAGGAAGAGGGTCCCAGGGACCCGGCGGACCCAGGCCAGCAGGGCAGAGTGAGAAACTTGAGGGAGAAGTTCCAGGCCTTGAACTCCATAGGATGA
- the PLEKHG3 gene encoding pleckstrin homology domain-containing family G member 3 isoform X23 has product MPVSASLRQDGSQERPVSLTSTTSSSGSSRDSRGAMEEPSGPEASAENGAGSPRGRHPANGDSGPSGWLSVRGPLSPFSSRAPAAPALKLSYLGRVVREIVETERMYVQDLRSIVEDYLLKIIDTPGLLKPEQVSALFGNIENIYALNSQLLRDLDSCNSDPVAVASCFVERSQEFDIYTQYCNNYPNSVAALTECMRDKQQAKFFRDRQELLQHSLPLGSYLLKPVQRILKYHLLLQEIAKHFDEEEDGFEVVEDAIDTMTCVAWYINDMKRRHEHAVRLQEIQSLLINWKGPDLTIYGELVLEGTFRVHRVRNERTFFLFDKALLITKKRGDHFVYKGHIPCSSLMLIESTRDSLCFTVTHYKHSKQQYNIQAKTAEEKRSWTHHIKRLILENHHTTIPQKAKEAILEMDSYYPSRYRCSPERLKKAWSSQDEVSTHVRQGRRQSEPTRHLLRQLSEKAARAAGMKHAGSAGALLDFGQPPCAQGVQPETEGAAQEEQEEEEEEEEEEEEEEEEEEVVVEEEEEKAFQVSLEDLAGPEGSEKGARLEPPGSEEEEEEEESLAVAEQVADFASSLLAALHCWHYRANALLFSRGAMEKGRKESEGPKSRRRSSGRSPTSAEKRMSFESTSSLPEVEPVPDPEMEQEVFAAMEGPSIEEVPSDTESPEVLETQLDAHQDLLGLAPPGDMGDFVVVESTEDLKALSSEEEDEDVRAAQETESLLPPSVLDQASIIAERFVSSFSRRSSLALEDGKASGFGSPRLISRSSSVLSLEGSEKGPAWHGSTTDSLGSQLPPEVDATVGVAMESGPPVNGTEPPSPGCLAEPDRSSCKKKESTLSTRDRLLLDKIKSYYENAEHHDAGFSIRRRESLSYIPKGLVRNSVSRFNSLPRPDPEPMAPLGHKRPVGSRPPSWALFDLPGPSQASAGEPAPITDAEFRPSSEIVKIWEGMESAGESSRKGPGQGQANGFDLHEPLFILEEHELGAITEESATASPESASPTERPSPAHLARELKELVKELSSGVQGELVAPLHPRIVQLSHVMDGHVSERVKNKVYQLARQYSLRIKSKSVTARPPLQWGKVAPTVPCLQEEAGAPSGGTGKRKPVLPLLNHEQTAAQEHSPPRPGSPRLFAFSPTAASPKASSAAPRPSSRSPLSPFDAEPFSWPDVRELCSKYASHDEAFQAEGSRPRGPPVNRSRSVPENMVEPPPAGRVGRCCSVGARRGRPGPEAAQPQLPGMLPQSRPVEDEALYVTADLTLENNQRVIVLEKGPLPCPAAGLEERSGQGPSSPAATMRRGLDFQETGVSRSPEYWPKEEGPRDPADPGQQGRVRNLREKFQALNSIG; this is encoded by the exons ATGCccgtctctgcctccctccgcCAGGACGGCAGCCAGGAGCGGCCGGTGAGCCTTACGTCGACCACATCCTCGTCGGGTTCCTCCCGTGACAGCCGCGGTGCCATGGAGGAGCCCAGCGGCCCCGAGGCCTCGGCCGAGAACGGGGCGGGCTCCCCGCGCGGCCGGCACCCCGCCAACGGCGACAGTGGCCCCAGCGGCTGGCTGAGCGTGAGGGGGCCGCTGTCCCCGTTCAGCAGCCgggcccctgcagccccagcgCTCAAGCTCAGCTACCTGGGCCGCGTGGTGCGGGAGATCGTGGAGACGGAGCGGATGTACGTGCAGGACCTGCGCAGCATCGTGGAG GACTACCTCTTGAAGATCATCGACACGCCTGGGCTGCTGAAGCCAGAACAAGTCAGCGCCCTCTTTGGGAACATAGAAAACATCTATGCACTGAACAG ccagctACTCCGAGACCTGGACAGCTGCAACAGTGACCCCGTGGCTGTGGCCAGCTGCTTCGTGGAAAGG AGTCAAGAGTTTGATATCTACACCCAGTATTGCAACAACTACCCTAA ctcaGTGGCCGCCCTGACTGAGTGCATGCGGGACAAACAACAGGCCAAGTTCTTTCGGGACCGGCAGGAGCTACTACAGCACTCTCTGCCCTTGGGCTCCTACTTGCTAAAGCCTGTCCAGCGCATCCTCAAGTACCACCTGCTGCTCCAG GAAATTGCCAAACATTTTGATGAAGAAGAGGACGGCTTCGAGGTGGTGGAAGATGCTATTGACACCATGACCTGTGTGGCCTGGTACATCAATGACATGAAGAGGAGGCATGAGCATGCAGTCCGGCTCCAG GAGATTCAGTCGCTGCTCATTAACTGGAAAGGGCCAGACCTGACCATCTATGGAGAACTCGTCCTAGAGGGCACGTTCCGAGTGCACCGTGTACGCAACGAGAGGACCTTCTTTCTATTTGACAAAGCGCTACTCATCACCAAGAAGCGAGGCGATCACTTTGTCTACAAGGGCCACATCCCG TGCTCCTCCCTGATGCTGATTGAAAGCACCAGAGACTCTCTGTGCTTCACTGTCACCCACTACAAGCACAGCAAGCAGCAGTACAACATCCAG GCCAAAACAGCGGAGGAGAAACGGAGCTGGACTCACCACATTAAGAGGCTTATCCTGGAGAACCACCACACCACCATCCCCCAGAAG gcCAAGGAAGCCATCTTGGAAATGGACTCCTACT ATCCCAGTCGGTACCGCTGCAGCCCGGAGCGCCTGAAGAAAGCTTGGTCCTCCCAGGACGAGGTGTCCACCCATGTGCGCCAGGGGCGCCGGCAGTCTG AGCCAACCAGACACCTGCTCAGGCAACTCAGTGAGAAAG CAGCCAGAGCAGCAGGAATGAAG CATGCAGGCAGTGCCGGCGCTCTCCTGGACTTTGGGCAGCCTCCTTGTGCTCAGGGCGTGCAGCCAGAGACCGAAGGGGCTGCCcaggaggaacaggaggaggaggaggaggaggaggaggaagaggaggaggaggaggaggaggaggaggtggtggtggaggaggaggaggagaaggcctTTCAGGTGTCTCTGGAGGACTTGGCAGGGCCTGAAGGCAGCGAGAAGGGGGCCAGACTGGAGCCCCCAGgctcggaggaggaggaggaggaggaggagagcctgGCAGTGGCGGAGCAGGTAGCCGACTTTGCCAGCTCCCTGCTGGCCGCCCTCCACTGCTGGCACTATCGGGCCAACGCTTTACTTTTCTCCCGGGGCGCTATG GAGAAGGGGCGCAAGGAGTCAGAAGGCCCCAAGAGCCGCAGAAGGTCCAGCGGCCGGTCTCCGACTAGTGCTGAGAAGCGCATGAGCTTCGAGTCCACCTCTTCCCTGCCAGAG GTTGAGCCAGTTCCTGACCCCGAGATGGAGCAGGAAGTATTTGCTGCCATGGAAGGTCCCAGCATCGAGGAGGTGCCCTCAGACACAGAGTCTCCAGAAGTCCTGGAAACACAGCTTGATGCCCACCAGGACCTGCTGGGGCTGGCCCCCCCAGGTGACATGGGGGACTTTGTGGTGGTGGAGAGCACCGAGGATCTTAAGGCTTTGAGcagtgaggaggaggatgaggatgtGAGGGCTGCACAGGAGACCGAGAGCCTCCTGCCGCCCTCTGTGCTGGACCAGGCCAGCATCATTGCAGAGCGGTTCGTCAGCAGCTTCTCCCGGCGGAGCAGCCTGGCGCTAGAGGACGGCAAGGCCAGTGGCTTTGGGAGCCCGAGGCTGATAAGCCGGAGCAGCAGTGTGCTCAGCCTAGAGGGCAGCGAGAAGGGCCCAGCCTGGCACGGTAGCACCACGGATTCCCTTGGCTCGCAGCTGCCCCCAGAGGTGGATGCCACTGTGGGCGTGGCCATGGAAAGTGGCCCTCCGGTCAACGGGACAGAGCCCCCAAGCCCAGGCTGTCTAGCAGAGCCCGACAGGTCTTCCTGCAAGAAGAAGGAATCGACACTCTCCACCCGAGACCGGCTATTGTTGGATAAAATCAAGAGCTACTATGAAAATGCAGAGCACCACGATGCGGGCTTTAGCATCCGACGCCGGGAGAGCCTCTCCTACATTCCTAAAGGGCTGGTGAGAAACTCTGTTTCAAGATTCAACAGCCTTCCCAGGCCAGACCCGGAGCCCATGGCTCCGCTGGGGCACAAGAGGCCAGTGGGCTCCCGGCCGCCTTCATGGGCTCTGTTTGACCTCCCAGGACCCAGCCAGGCGAGTGCTGGGGAGCCAGCTCCTATCACAGATGCTGAGTTCCGGCCGTCTTCAGAAATTGTAAAGATCTGGGAGGGGATGGAGTCTGCCGGGGAGAGCTCTAGGAAGGGGCCTGGCCAAGGCCAGGCCAATGGCTTCGACCTACACGAGCCGCTCTTCATCCTGGAGGAGCACGAGCTGGGGGCCATCACTGAGGAGTCGGCCACTGCTTCCCCTGAGAGTGCCTCCCCGACGGAGCGGCCCAGCCCGGCCCACCTGGCCCGGGAGCTGAAGGAGCTGGTCAAGGAGCTGAGCAGTGGGGTCCAGGGGGAGCTGGTGGCCCCGCTGCACCCCCGCATCGTACAGCTCTCCCATGTCATGGATGGCCACGTGAGTGAGCGAGTCAAGAATAAGGTCTACCAGCTGGCCCGCCAGTACAGCCTCCGGATCAAAAGCAAATCTGTGACGGCCAGGCCGCCCCTACAGTGGGGAAAGGTGGCTCCTACCGTTCCCTGCCTTCAGGAGGAGGCTGGAGCACCCTCGGGCGGCACAG GGAAGAGGAAGCCGGTGCTGCCCCTCCTCAACCACGAGCAGACGGCGGCCCAGGAGCACAGCCCGCCCAGGCCCGGCTCGCCTCGGCTTTTCGCCTTCAGCCCCACTGCTGCCAGCCCGAAGGCCAGCTCAGCGGCGCCCCGGCCCTCCTCTCGGAGCCCCCTCAGCCCCTTTGACGCCGAGCCCTTCAGCTGGCCCGATGTCCGAGAGCTCTGCTCCAAGTACGCCTCCCACGACGAGGCCTTCCAGGCTGAGGGCAGccggccccgcggcccgcccGTCAACCGGAGCCGCTCGGTGCCCGAGAACATGGTGGAGCCGCCTCCGGCGGGCAGGGTGGGCCGCTGCTGCAGTGTGGGCGCCAGGAGGGGCCGGCCGGGCCCGGAGGCCGCCCAGCCCCAGCTGCCCGGGATGCTGCCCCAAAGCAGGCCGGTGGAAGACGAAGCCCTGTATGTCACCGCAGACCTCACCCTGGAGAACAACCAGCGGGTGATCGTCCTGGAGAaggggcccctgccctgccccgctgCGGGGCTGGAGGAGCGCAGTGGGCAGGGACCAAGCTCACCAGCAGCCACAATGAGACGGGGCCTGGATTTCCAGGAGACTGGAGTTTCCAGGAGCCCGGAGTATTGGCCAAAGGAAGAGGGTCCCAGGGACCCGGCGGACCCAGGCCAGCAGGGCAGAGTGAGAAACTTGAGGGAGAAGTTCCAGGCCTTGAACTCCATAGGATGA